In Ferroplasma sp., a single window of DNA contains:
- a CDS encoding APC family permease, translated as MDENEPVLERKYELKQGAVGKWHAVFQAYTHVAPSGDIGILLTGVALFALGASPLAVLLSWVVYLLMVNTNYRFSRRVAHAGGYYAIGGHGMGGFYGFMNGWVYLLDEMIIYPSFGLLGFASVIYLLSPSISSIPFIWIPLILIPFATGLLFNYFGIKPSLVYLLITASVEVVFLLSTSWYIIISMGHANTLSVFSLQGVNAIPFLFALLYGIEAYGGLGTVIGISEETEKSKFNVPRAIIIAAILAGATLISAMYALTIAWGPSVMSGYAASPDPGLIIWHRFFGLPGEIILLFFILNGYIAYTVANPIVQSRVIYAMARDGVFPRYFAVTHKKYRTPYRAVMLVSIIALVVALGLSFPFGPFDAAIITGAMAGIGLVTAHAMSSLAYVRFARRDKKVEYSTLKDMVIPLVSFVVLIPIIVFAFDELTWPYILSPILAALWVLGSFIFGMYLYKNKKESLMKAGGEDFSEVITED; from the coding sequence ATGGATGAAAATGAACCGGTGCTGGAAAGGAAGTATGAACTGAAGCAGGGAGCAGTTGGAAAATGGCATGCCGTATTTCAGGCATATACCCATGTGGCGCCCTCAGGAGATATAGGTATACTGCTCACAGGTGTGGCGCTGTTTGCGCTTGGTGCATCTCCCCTGGCAGTACTGCTATCGTGGGTTGTCTATCTCTTAATGGTAAATACAAATTACAGGTTCAGCAGAAGGGTTGCCCACGCAGGAGGCTATTATGCCATAGGCGGCCATGGAATGGGTGGTTTTTATGGTTTCATGAACGGCTGGGTTTACCTGCTTGATGAGATGATAATATATCCGAGCTTCGGCCTTCTAGGATTTGCATCTGTAATTTACCTGCTGAGCCCCAGCATCTCATCAATACCATTCATCTGGATTCCCCTGATACTCATACCATTTGCCACTGGGCTGTTGTTCAACTATTTCGGCATCAAGCCATCCCTTGTTTATCTCCTTATTACTGCCTCAGTTGAGGTTGTATTTCTGCTATCTACAAGCTGGTACATTATTATATCCATGGGGCACGCAAATACCCTAAGTGTTTTTTCCCTTCAGGGAGTCAATGCCATACCATTTCTGTTTGCACTGCTTTATGGAATCGAGGCCTATGGCGGCCTTGGAACCGTGATAGGCATAAGTGAGGAAACAGAAAAATCAAAGTTCAATGTGCCCCGGGCCATAATAATTGCTGCAATACTTGCCGGTGCAACGCTCATATCAGCAATGTATGCCCTGACCATTGCATGGGGCCCGTCTGTTATGAGTGGCTATGCAGCGTCCCCGGATCCGGGATTGATTATATGGCACAGGTTTTTCGGGCTTCCGGGGGAAATAATACTTCTATTCTTCATTCTGAATGGCTATATTGCATACACTGTTGCGAATCCAATTGTCCAGTCCAGGGTGATATATGCCATGGCCAGAGATGGTGTTTTCCCCAGGTATTTTGCAGTTACTCATAAAAAATACAGAACGCCATACAGGGCGGTTATGCTTGTATCTATAATAGCACTGGTGGTTGCCCTTGGCCTGTCATTTCCCTTCGGCCCATTTGATGCTGCGATAATAACGGGAGCCATGGCCGGAATTGGGCTGGTCACCGCACATGCAATGTCCAGCCTTGCCTATGTAAGATTTGCCAGGAGGGATAAAAAGGTGGAATACAGCACGCTGAAGGACATGGTAATACCTCTTGTCTCATTTGTGGTGCTGATCCCGATTATAGTATTCGCATTTGATGAACTGACATGGCCATATATTTTATCGCCCATACTTGCTGCCCTGTGGGTTCTTGGTTCATTTATATTTGGAATGTACCTGTATAAAAATAAAAAAGAGAGCTTAATGAAGGCGGGAGGTGAGGACTTCTCTGAGGTGATTACGGAAGACTGA
- a CDS encoding aldehyde dehydrogenase family protein, protein METYKLYINGEWVNSSTGKLLDVKNPSTDEVIAKVQSASESDVKMAVDAARNSFDSGVWSRLPPGDRSNILLKIADLLEKNQQEFIKLETENSGKSVKQVSGYDIPYTIDNIRFIAGACRTLEGKAMAEYVADGTSAIRREPIGAVGVITPWNYPLMMVIWRAFPAIATGNSVVVKPASYTPLTTLKLAELVEKAGVPSGVFNVITGPGSSVGEQMARSNKLDMIAFTGSTEVGKRLSELGSSTLKKVSLELGGKAPFIVFEDANIDAAVESAIVGGMVNNGQDCANSTRYYIHEKVFDRFVQRLKERIKQIKIGDPENPDTDMGPLISEAQRTRVEGYIKKGIEEGGRLISGGDRPEISGHDHGYYIDPALIYTENESSAIVKEEIFGPVFTILKFSDYDDVIRRSNDVTYGLGSSVWTSNITTAMRATRDLRFGTVWVNEHVVVPSEMPWAGYKQSGHGASLSPYSLEEFTYIKHVYFDITGKVRKDWYDQIFKE, encoded by the coding sequence ATGGAAACTTACAAACTTTATATAAATGGAGAATGGGTAAACTCATCCACAGGAAAACTCCTGGATGTTAAAAATCCATCAACTGATGAAGTCATTGCAAAAGTGCAGTCAGCATCAGAATCTGACGTAAAAATGGCAGTGGATGCTGCAAGGAATTCCTTTGACTCAGGTGTTTGGAGCAGGCTTCCCCCTGGAGACAGGTCAAATATTTTGCTGAAAATTGCGGACCTTCTCGAAAAAAACCAGCAGGAATTCATAAAACTCGAGACAGAAAATTCCGGAAAAAGTGTTAAACAGGTATCCGGTTATGATATACCATACACCATAGATAATATAAGATTTATAGCGGGCGCATGCAGAACACTGGAGGGAAAGGCCATGGCAGAATACGTTGCAGACGGCACAAGTGCAATAAGAAGGGAGCCCATTGGTGCTGTGGGGGTGATAACTCCTTGGAATTATCCACTCATGATGGTTATATGGCGTGCCTTTCCTGCCATTGCCACAGGAAATTCTGTTGTGGTAAAGCCGGCAAGCTACACTCCACTGACAACCCTGAAACTGGCGGAACTGGTTGAAAAGGCCGGAGTTCCTTCAGGGGTTTTCAATGTAATTACAGGTCCGGGGAGTTCCGTGGGTGAACAGATGGCAAGGAGCAACAAACTGGACATGATAGCATTCACAGGCAGCACTGAGGTTGGAAAAAGGCTCTCTGAGCTCGGTTCCTCCACCCTGAAAAAGGTTTCCCTTGAACTAGGAGGCAAGGCACCGTTCATAGTATTCGAGGACGCAAATATAGATGCTGCCGTGGAGAGCGCCATTGTTGGCGGTATGGTAAACAACGGCCAGGACTGTGCAAATTCAACCAGATATTATATCCATGAAAAAGTCTTTGATAGATTTGTACAGAGGTTGAAAGAAAGGATTAAGCAGATAAAAATAGGTGATCCAGAAAATCCCGATACTGATATGGGGCCGCTCATTTCCGAGGCACAGAGAACAAGGGTTGAGGGATACATTAAGAAGGGAATCGAGGAGGGCGGCAGGCTGATCTCCGGCGGCGATAGGCCGGAAATCAGTGGCCATGATCACGGATACTACATTGATCCTGCCCTGATATATACGGAAAACGAGTCCTCTGCTATTGTAAAAGAGGAAATATTTGGTCCTGTATTTACCATATTAAAATTCAGTGACTACGATGACGTAATCAGGAGAAGCAACGATGTCACATATGGCCTAGGATCCTCAGTATGGACCTCTAACATCACAACCGCAATGAGGGCAACTAGGGACCTGAGATTCGGCACTGTATGGGTCAATGAGCATGTGGTTGTTCCATCTGAGATGCCATGGGCCGGATACAAGCAGAGCGGTCACGGCGCATCACTTTCGCCCTACTCGCTGGAGGAGTTCACATATATAAAGCATGTATACTTCGATATAACGGGAAAGGTGAGAAAGGACTGGTATGACCAGATTTTTAAGGAATAA
- a CDS encoding iron-containing alcohol dehydrogenase: MNDIDTLYEYNHALNFDQVKRILFGAGQARLAGEQLGIMGRKNTLIVTDPNVYKFGLLENILESLSKNNIKYEIYDKISNEPNMENITNAVDFARSNGKFDSVLAVGGGSVLDTSKMVASMVTNPGDPADYLTPVEDKFKNPGLPKILIPTTGGTGSEVSNMSVVIDKESMYKTWAASSNLLADTAIVDPVLNASAPPRTTAASGMDALAHNVEGLISKEANPISDGIATKAASLIFRNLRTAYNDPGNIRARSGMSMGAMLGGMVITFPWVAGPSILGHCLGEAFGPKYGAIHGVAVGMALPYILDFNISAAYNKIGSLARIFNIPHRGESAREVASKIPPAIIQMLKDLEMPTTLKEINFPKSDIEKFAEYIYSSRQKLYDLPRFNPRRLTMENSLRLITNMYNGTLEN, from the coding sequence ATGAATGATATAGACACTCTATATGAATACAACCACGCATTGAATTTTGACCAGGTTAAGAGGATACTCTTTGGCGCAGGGCAGGCCAGGCTTGCAGGGGAACAGTTAGGTATTATGGGCAGGAAAAATACCTTAATTGTCACAGATCCAAACGTTTACAAATTCGGGCTTCTGGAGAATATACTGGAATCTCTTTCAAAAAACAATATAAAATACGAAATATATGATAAAATTTCAAATGAACCCAACATGGAAAATATCACAAATGCCGTGGATTTTGCCAGGTCTAATGGAAAATTTGATTCTGTTCTTGCAGTGGGCGGGGGGAGTGTTCTGGATACAAGCAAGATGGTAGCCTCTATGGTTACAAACCCCGGTGACCCCGCAGATTATCTCACACCGGTGGAGGATAAATTCAAAAATCCCGGGCTTCCAAAAATCCTGATACCAACAACAGGAGGCACGGGAAGTGAGGTTTCGAATATGTCCGTGGTCATAGATAAGGAATCCATGTACAAAACATGGGCTGCAAGCAGTAACCTTCTGGCGGATACTGCAATAGTGGATCCTGTACTGAATGCCAGTGCACCTCCAAGAACCACCGCAGCCAGCGGCATGGACGCACTTGCACATAACGTGGAGGGACTGATCAGCAAGGAGGCAAATCCAATATCGGATGGAATTGCCACCAAGGCTGCATCCCTTATTTTCAGAAATCTGAGGACGGCATATAATGATCCGGGCAACATAAGGGCAAGGTCAGGAATGTCCATGGGTGCAATGCTGGGTGGCATGGTGATAACATTTCCCTGGGTTGCAGGGCCATCCATTCTCGGCCACTGCCTGGGGGAAGCATTCGGCCCCAAATACGGTGCAATCCACGGTGTTGCCGTGGGAATGGCATTGCCATACATACTGGATTTTAACATATCTGCTGCATATAATAAAATCGGATCACTGGCAAGGATATTCAACATACCCCACAGGGGAGAATCTGCCAGGGAGGTAGCATCAAAAATCCCACCGGCAATCATACAGATGCTGAAGGACCTTGAGATGCCCACAACTTTAAAGGAAATAAACTTCCCGAAATCTGATATAGAAAAATTTGCAGAATACATTTATTCTTCAAGGCAGAAGCTCTACGACCTACCGAGATTCAATCCAAGAAGGCTGACAATGGAAAATTCCCTGAGGCTTATAACAAATATGTATAATGGGACTTTAGAAAATTAA
- a CDS encoding inorganic diphosphatase, protein MKFNVQTEDFPETFYAFIEIPQGANTKLEYKPEVDNIVLDRILFTSMVYPTSYGFIMNTKGKDGDPLDVLVIASVPIPSGTVVKCRAVGIAQMSDEEGSDNKVIAVPVDKVDPTSAAIKDVNSLGDPLKEKIKHFFQHYKELEKGKFMTFHGYAGREEAIKEIKESLL, encoded by the coding sequence ATGAAATTTAACGTGCAGACAGAGGACTTTCCTGAAACGTTTTATGCTTTCATTGAAATCCCACAGGGTGCAAATACGAAGCTGGAGTACAAGCCGGAAGTTGATAATATAGTTCTTGACAGGATACTGTTCACATCCATGGTGTATCCCACAAGCTACGGCTTTATAATGAATACAAAGGGTAAGGATGGGGATCCACTTGATGTTCTTGTGATTGCCTCGGTGCCAATCCCATCAGGTACAGTTGTAAAATGCAGGGCCGTGGGAATAGCACAGATGAGCGATGAGGAGGGTTCTGATAATAAGGTTATAGCTGTACCGGTTGATAAGGTTGACCCCACATCTGCGGCAATAAAGGATGTAAATAGCCTGGGAGACCCACTAAAGGAGAAAATAAAACATTTCTTCCAGCATTATAAGGAACTTGAAAAGGGCAAATTCATGACCTTCCATGGATACGCTGGCAGGGAAGAGGCCATTAAAGAAATTAAAGAATCCCTTTTATAA
- a CDS encoding DUF998 domain-containing protein, with translation MRYRKYLIGFLGPLITIILIFLDIGISPYFSWYVNSLSSLGVHKYYFIFDSAVIIGGISIFVFALMLYKNLAVKFLSIGFILAGAISLFLIGIFNENYGNLHLAIAVIYFISTPVGIIIFSFYRIRRFISYYGFISGILSLGTIIFGILVLFRYIKIGIGLSVTEMTEALLLSSWSSITGLYLCYHPAK, from the coding sequence GTGCGTTACAGGAAATATCTCATCGGCTTTCTCGGACCATTGATCACAATAATATTAATATTCCTGGATATAGGCATTTCTCCATATTTTTCATGGTATGTTAATTCATTGAGCAGTTTGGGAGTACACAAATATTATTTTATTTTTGATTCTGCTGTAATAATAGGTGGAATTTCCATTTTTGTATTTGCACTTATGCTGTATAAAAACCTTGCAGTGAAATTTCTCTCCATAGGCTTTATCCTCGCCGGGGCGATTTCACTTTTCCTCATAGGGATTTTCAATGAAAATTATGGAAATTTGCATCTTGCAATTGCCGTTATATATTTTATATCCACACCTGTGGGAATCATAATATTTAGTTTTTACAGGATACGGAGATTTATAAGCTACTACGGCTTTATTTCAGGAATTCTTTCCCTGGGAACAATAATTTTCGGAATACTTGTACTGTTCCGCTATATCAAAATCGGGATAGGGCTCTCGGTTACAGAGATGACCGAGGCATTGCTGCTATCTTCCTGGTCCTCCATAACCGGGCTTTATCTCTGCTATCATCCTGCTAAATAA
- a CDS encoding kinase produces MITVYSPVRISFAGGGSDISPFLENYGGAVFNTTIDRGIMIRYVDDRGTLEISSRDFLKTSLISSNNTSMENRIIGLFMDSGITTGRLIMNSDVPPGSGLGSSSALLNGIIKIIYAIKGTEIGPLELARESYATEKEKFNIILGKQDPFAIAVGGLKYMEFKRSGETTQKFNINTEFIHNLERSMILVYTGNTRESSKSLQEQAQKSAQGDEETMSKLKSIRDMALQMSRAVMSENREEICSLINDGWKIKKTLGSNVSNERIEKMISYAFDNGARSAKLLGGGSEGFILVLTDPENVNRLQNRMREMSEFVIRLKFDGMGTRIINNFIDSDI; encoded by the coding sequence ATGATTACTGTTTACAGTCCAGTGCGGATAAGCTTCGCCGGTGGTGGATCGGATATCAGCCCATTTCTGGAGAATTATGGGGGCGCGGTGTTCAACACAACCATAGATCGGGGAATAATGATAAGGTATGTGGATGATAGGGGTACCCTTGAAATTTCTTCCAGGGATTTCCTGAAAACATCACTTATCTCATCAAATAATACCTCCATGGAAAATCGAATTATAGGGCTGTTTATGGATAGTGGAATAACCACTGGAAGGCTTATAATGAACAGCGATGTGCCACCTGGGTCGGGATTGGGTTCCAGCTCTGCCCTGCTCAACGGCATAATCAAAATAATCTATGCAATAAAGGGAACTGAAATAGGGCCACTTGAGCTTGCCAGGGAGTCCTACGCCACAGAAAAGGAAAAATTCAATATAATACTGGGGAAACAGGATCCATTCGCTATAGCAGTTGGCGGCCTGAAGTATATGGAATTTAAAAGGTCCGGTGAAACAACTCAGAAATTCAATATCAACACAGAGTTCATTCATAACCTGGAAAGATCAATGATTCTGGTATACACCGGAAATACCCGGGAAAGTTCAAAGTCACTACAGGAACAGGCACAGAAGTCCGCGCAGGGAGATGAGGAAACAATGTCAAAATTGAAGTCTATAAGGGATATGGCGTTGCAGATGAGCAGGGCAGTGATGTCAGAAAACCGTGAGGAAATCTGCTCACTAATTAATGATGGATGGAAAATCAAAAAGACGCTGGGCAGCAACGTCTCCAATGAAAGAATAGAGAAAATGATCAGTTATGCCTTCGACAATGGTGCAAGGTCAGCCAAACTTCTGGGAGGAGGATCAGAGGGATTCATACTGGTACTCACAGACCCTGAGAATGTTAACAGGCTTCAGAACAGGATGCGTGAGATGTCAGAGTTTGTGATCCGCCTGAAATTCGACGGCATGGGAACCAGAATAATTAATAACTTTATAGACTCTGATATTTAA
- a CDS encoding MFS transporter: protein MDHRYGVLAVTTLSTLMAAIDSTIVYLALPAMGETFHSGISYLTVVVTAYLISTTVMLVPAIEITKRIGNRNFYIIGFSLFTISSLIIALSFNIASVIVFRFTEGIGAGIMTSSDIPIILGAFRRGERGKAIGLNSIAWSIGTVTGPVLGGFLVAINWRYIFLINVPIGMIAIYAGFRIIKNDRPVKLPLKYRSAISMAVFIIPLVLGIALINVYYIIIAAVIFPFFMYTQVKNPVIERRLLKNIKFSLITVASFLESFVFFSVLFALSLYFESDLGIGSVETGLLIMAYPLASIISSPIGGMLYDRYPNSEAIMAAGTLMECVPVIFIAIYLRFIPELLLIAGFGGSMFWAPSTTMITDAMGERYRVQANNSMFIMRDVGIITSISILPLFIMYFSKVNVSLGDIFVDRSMVDITAGISAYLLVTSMISLSSLIFIYAYHRRVRKSTSNGFP, encoded by the coding sequence ATGGATCACAGGTACGGAGTTCTGGCAGTCACAACATTAAGCACACTCATGGCGGCCATAGATTCCACCATTGTTTATCTGGCGCTTCCAGCCATGGGCGAAACCTTTCATTCCGGTATTTCATACCTCACAGTTGTTGTAACTGCATATCTGATTTCTACAACCGTGATGCTTGTACCTGCAATTGAAATAACAAAAAGAATAGGAAACAGGAATTTTTACATAATAGGATTTTCCCTATTTACCATTTCCTCACTGATAATAGCCTTATCGTTCAACATAGCCTCAGTTATAGTTTTCAGGTTTACAGAGGGAATAGGCGCCGGAATAATGACCTCATCTGATATTCCAATCATTCTCGGAGCCTTCAGGAGGGGTGAAAGGGGAAAGGCAATAGGGCTGAACTCCATAGCATGGTCCATAGGAACCGTGACTGGACCTGTTCTGGGAGGATTTCTCGTGGCCATAAACTGGCGTTATATTTTTTTAATCAATGTTCCCATAGGCATGATCGCCATATACGCCGGTTTCAGAATAATAAAGAATGACAGGCCTGTTAAACTCCCGCTAAAATACAGGTCTGCAATCTCCATGGCAGTATTCATAATACCCCTCGTCCTGGGAATAGCACTGATAAATGTATATTATATCATCATTGCAGCTGTTATATTCCCATTTTTTATGTATACACAGGTTAAAAATCCAGTAATTGAGAGAAGACTGCTGAAAAATATAAAATTCTCCCTGATCACAGTGGCATCCTTCCTGGAATCCTTTGTTTTCTTTTCAGTACTGTTTGCCCTGAGCCTGTATTTTGAAAGCGATCTGGGTATAGGCAGTGTTGAAACGGGGCTGCTCATAATGGCATATCCTCTGGCTTCCATAATATCCAGCCCCATAGGCGGCATGCTTTATGACCGGTATCCCAACAGCGAGGCCATAATGGCTGCAGGCACCCTCATGGAGTGCGTTCCGGTAATATTTATCGCTATCTACCTGAGGTTTATCCCGGAGCTGCTGCTAATAGCTGGATTTGGAGGTTCCATGTTCTGGGCGCCCTCCACAACAATGATTACAGATGCCATGGGAGAGCGTTACCGTGTCCAGGCCAATAATTCCATGTTCATCATGCGTGATGTGGGCATAATCACATCAATTTCCATACTCCCACTGTTTATAATGTACTTTTCTAAAGTTAATGTGAGCCTTGGAGACATTTTCGTGGACAGGTCAATGGTGGATATTACTGCAGGAATCAGTGCCTATCTGCTGGTTACATCAATGATTTCATTATCATCACTTATATTTATATATGCGTACCACAGAAGGGTCAGGAAATCCACTAGTAATGGATTCCCGTAA
- a CDS encoding MFS transporter, with protein MPKFLNSKNSGIVIYIILLMLLTFSVRASNNLILTTIPLISKYDLNFNSVEIGILAAVAVGSTGIMSAMINSRLCPGRRRKLFISSIIIYTILEPLFYFSNTFSIWLLVILSGFFFGSVMPNIISSAGTIKDKKTRERTLTLYTLSLSASLVIGPLIESFILLYFNLYQLFLFFIPFGIVAIVLSFKIRFPEEVRDKTKKNLNVFKNPGFRLSVFNNISYDTPFALILTFGGIFARTEFNAPYSFVELLLAGFFGLSFLSRFFLSYRPAKKLYVTTTVSIIITVMGLILVYFSTSLILYFVIICLLGIPHGLTFPTSLTALSRSFNESEISVANTYFYALMMFLAVIVPSVAGLMVYSVGLRFTFLLFAIPVIILFGLILREYKHMPEINN; from the coding sequence ATGCCTAAATTTTTAAACAGTAAAAATAGTGGTATAGTTATATATATAATATTGTTAATGTTGCTGACATTTTCTGTGCGGGCCAGCAACAACCTGATACTTACCACAATTCCGCTAATATCAAAATATGATCTGAACTTTAACAGTGTTGAAATAGGTATACTTGCCGCAGTTGCAGTTGGAAGCACAGGCATAATGAGTGCAATGATAAATTCAAGGCTCTGCCCCGGGAGGAGAAGGAAATTATTCATTTCTTCCATTATAATATACACGATTCTTGAGCCGTTATTCTATTTCTCCAATACTTTCAGCATATGGTTGCTGGTTATACTGTCTGGATTCTTCTTCGGATCTGTGATGCCCAATATAATAAGCTCTGCAGGAACAATAAAGGATAAAAAAACAAGGGAAAGGACGTTAACACTGTACACGCTATCATTAAGTGCAAGCCTTGTAATCGGGCCCTTAATTGAATCATTTATACTGTTATATTTTAACCTGTACCAGCTATTTTTATTTTTTATCCCTTTCGGGATTGTAGCAATAGTGTTGTCCTTTAAAATAAGATTCCCTGAGGAAGTTAGAGATAAAACAAAAAAGAATCTAAATGTTTTTAAAAATCCAGGCTTCAGGTTATCTGTTTTCAACAATATATCCTATGATACCCCATTTGCATTAATATTAACGTTCGGCGGGATATTTGCAAGAACAGAATTCAATGCGCCATATTCCTTCGTTGAACTATTGCTGGCCGGTTTTTTTGGATTATCATTTTTGTCCAGGTTTTTTCTTTCATACAGGCCAGCGAAAAAATTGTATGTTACAACCACTGTGTCAATAATTATAACAGTCATGGGTTTGATACTGGTATATTTTTCGACAAGTTTAATCCTATATTTTGTTATTATATGCCTGCTTGGAATACCTCACGGTTTGACATTTCCTACATCGCTCACTGCATTATCAAGATCATTCAATGAGAGCGAAATATCAGTTGCAAATACATATTTTTATGCACTGATGATGTTTCTTGCTGTCATTGTCCCATCTGTGGCGGGTTTGATGGTTTATTCAGTAGGTTTGAGGTTCACCTTTCTTCTATTTGCCATCCCTGTAATTATACTGTTCGGATTGATTCTGCGTGAATACAAACATATGCCTGAAATAAATAACTAA
- a CDS encoding DDE-type integrase/transposase/recombinase gives MNNKEIEVKKACYYSGINRITYYYRIKHESIEDRMYITRIDSSIISKIIDLCKERVTYSYNRIWALLRNSGINIAKKTVYKIMKNNNLTLPVHNHKNRRESKLLRADKPEMLLETDITYIPTNNGMTYLMCIKDVFSREWYGYNYNTSCTSRDAINAMDDSLIRKFNGIIPDNITLRTGNGSQYISKEFNNYLKAMGINHEYIERETPEEIGDIESFHNSIKTDYIWIN, from the coding sequence ATGAATAATAAAGAAATTGAAGTAAAAAAAGCATGCTATTATTCCGGAATCAATAGAATAACATACTATTACAGGATAAAGCATGAAAGCATTGAGGACAGGATGTATATAACAAGGATTGACAGCAGCATTATTAGTAAAATAATAGATCTATGCAAAGAAAGAGTAACCTATAGCTATAACAGGATATGGGCATTATTAAGGAATTCCGGCATAAATATAGCTAAGAAGACTGTGTATAAGATAATGAAAAATAATAATCTAACCTTGCCAGTGCATAACCATAAGAATAGAAGGGAAAGTAAACTGTTAAGAGCTGACAAGCCTGAAATGCTCCTAGAAACAGATATAACATATATTCCAACAAACAATGGAATGACCTATTTAATGTGCATAAAGGATGTATTCTCCAGGGAATGGTATGGCTATAATTATAATACATCATGCACTTCTAGGGATGCAATAAATGCCATGGATGATTCTCTTATAAGGAAGTTCAATGGTATAATACCAGATAATATTACTTTGAGGACAGGCAATGGCTCCCAGTATATCTCTAAGGAGTTCAATAATTATTTGAAAGCAATGGGAATTAACCATGAATACATAGAAAGGGAAACACCTGAGGAGATTGGAGATATTGAATCATTCCATAATTCAATAAAGACAGATTATATCTGGATCAATTAA
- a CDS encoding nucleotidyl transferase AbiEii/AbiGii toxin family protein: protein MKLPIIRQLKNRNQVEVAKLQDELIIILYNTDNSMVIHGGTSLWRCYSGNRFSEDIDLYSLSFPNYLDEFKNEIKSHELKLLKLKDTGNILFSNISDGNVNVKIEINHKYYPENPVEREYELTDGNSVNVLTLSPEDLIKEKILAYIDRRYIRDLYDIYILIKYIQHPEYITENLVSFINNMQKPVDEDVLKSIVYIGLAPSYSRMLDYIKQYINSFK, encoded by the coding sequence ATGAAACTCCCGATAATCAGGCAATTAAAAAATAGGAACCAAGTAGAAGTAGCGAAATTACAGGATGAATTGATAATTATATTATATAATACAGATAATTCTATGGTTATACATGGAGGCACTTCACTGTGGAGATGTTATTCCGGAAATCGATTCTCAGAAGATATTGATTTATATTCTCTTAGTTTTCCTAATTATTTAGATGAGTTTAAGAACGAGATTAAATCTCACGAACTTAAATTATTGAAATTAAAGGATACTGGCAATATATTATTTTCAAACATATCAGATGGAAACGTAAATGTGAAAATAGAAATAAATCATAAATATTATCCTGAAAATCCCGTGGAGAGGGAATATGAACTTACTGACGGTAATTCTGTAAATGTGCTAACATTATCGCCTGAAGATCTCATCAAAGAAAAAATACTGGCATACATTGATAGAAGGTATATAAGGGATTTATATGATATATACATATTAATAAAATATATTCAACATCCTGAATATATAACGGAAAATTTAGTAAGTTTTATAAATAATATGCAGAAGCCGGTTGATGAAGATGTCTTAAAGTCTATAGTATACATAGGATTAGCACCTTCATATAGCAGAATGCTTGATTACATTAAACAATATATAAATTCATTTAAATGA
- a CDS encoding transposase translates to MAFGIAINIVLMDRGYMNAGVIIRVESLKLKYIMPAKDNKKVLKYKNMEMEHCDNGISYPIINDKISSGKESAETEFVHIICYPDRKRHDFSFYTNINVNEDNVREIAETYRESWGIENCCLEKKDVKEKTHSPDMGVRYFLFYRSVLLYNTWVLLNLIRRAAGSGRITLMDFIIPMGRGKLNIIMNGNG, encoded by the coding sequence ATGGCCTTTGGAATTGCTATAAATATAGTTTTAATGGATCGTGGATACATGAATGCAGGAGTTATAATAAGGGTTGAATCCCTTAAGCTGAAATACATAATGCCAGCAAAGGATAATAAAAAGGTACTTAAATATAAGAATATGGAGATGGAGCACTGTGATAATGGAATATCATATCCTATTATAAATGATAAAATATCATCGGGAAAGGAATCAGCAGAAACAGAATTTGTTCATATAATATGTTATCCTGACAGGAAGAGGCATGATTTCTCCTTTTACACAAATATAAATGTAAATGAAGACAATGTAAGGGAAATAGCTGAAACATACAGGGAGAGTTGGGGAATAGAGAACTGCTGCCTGGAGAAGAAGGATGTAAAGGAGAAGACACATTCACCTGATATGGGCGTAAGGTATTTTCTCTTCTACCGCTCAGTGCTGCTGTATAATACGTGGGTTCTTCTTAATCTTATTAGAAGGGCAGCAGGATCTGGAAGGATTACTCTCATGGACTTTATCATCCCCATGGGCAGGGGTAAATTGAATATAATTATGAACGGCAATGGATGA